The following are encoded together in the Xanthomonas vesicatoria ATCC 35937 genome:
- the atpG gene encoding F0F1 ATP synthase subunit gamma produces MAGGREIKTKIKSVQNTRKVTRALEMVSASKIRKAQERMKTSRPYAQAMKQVIGHLAQASTDFQHPFLVEREQVKRVGYIVISSDRGLAGGLNNNLFRKMLGEVRPWQDKGAEIDVVTIGQKASAFFRRIKVNMVGSVTHLGDSPQVEQLIGVIKVMIDAYIDGKVDRVYLVYNRFVNTMTQKASFDQLLPLPAAEHKVAHHDWDYLYEPDAATVLEHVMTRYIESLVYQAVLENVASEHAARMVAMKAASDNANKMIGTLQLVYNKARQAAITQEISEIVSGAAAV; encoded by the coding sequence ATGGCAGGCGGACGCGAAATCAAAACCAAGATCAAGAGCGTGCAGAACACCCGCAAGGTGACGCGCGCGCTCGAAATGGTCTCGGCCTCCAAGATCCGCAAGGCGCAGGAGCGCATGAAGACCTCGCGTCCGTATGCGCAGGCGATGAAGCAGGTGATCGGGCATCTGGCGCAGGCCAGCACCGATTTCCAGCATCCGTTTCTGGTCGAGCGTGAGCAGGTCAAGCGGGTCGGTTACATCGTGATCTCTTCTGACCGTGGCTTGGCCGGCGGTCTGAACAACAACCTGTTCCGCAAGATGCTGGGCGAAGTGCGCCCGTGGCAGGACAAGGGCGCCGAGATCGACGTGGTGACCATCGGTCAGAAGGCCTCGGCCTTCTTCCGTCGCATCAAGGTCAACATGGTCGGCAGCGTGACTCACCTGGGCGACAGCCCGCAGGTGGAGCAGCTGATCGGTGTGATCAAGGTAATGATCGATGCCTATATCGACGGCAAGGTGGACCGCGTGTATCTGGTCTACAACCGCTTCGTGAACACCATGACCCAGAAGGCCAGCTTCGATCAGCTGCTGCCGCTGCCGGCTGCCGAGCACAAGGTGGCGCACCACGATTGGGATTACCTGTACGAGCCCGATGCCGCGACCGTGCTGGAGCACGTGATGACGCGTTACATCGAGTCGCTGGTGTATCAGGCGGTGCTGGAAAACGTGGCATCCGAACATGCCGCGCGCATGGTGGCGATGAAGGCCGCCAGCGACAACGCCAACAAGATGATCGGCACCTTGCAACTGGTCTACAACAAGGCGCGTCAGGCGGCGATCACCCAGGAAATTTCGGAAATCGTCAGCGGCGCGGCCGCCGTATAG